CACTGCATTGTAGGTTTTTGCATTCGTCTTGCTCTAATATTGTATGGAGAGATTCATGATAAGTTGTCAGTAGTACAGTACACTGACATTGACTACAAAGTCTTTACTGATGCTGCAAGACACATGCTATCAGGCTCATCCCCATTTGAACGCCTTACATACCGATACACCCCTCTCCTAGCAGCTATCTTAATTCCTAACCTGCTTCTACATCCTGCATGGGGAAAGCTCATGTTTTCTGTGGTGGACATCTGTGTTGCATTGCTGATCCACTGCTTGGTGCAGATACGGGGTTCTTCTCCCCACACAGCCATGTGGTGTGCCATGGTCTGGCTGTACAACCCACTGGCTGTCATCATTGCCACACGTGGCAATGCAGATTCCATCTCTGCAATGCTGGTGCTGATGACACTACTACTTCTGGAGAAGGAGTATATTCTGTTGGCTGCAGTGATCCATGGATTGGCCATTCATGTTCGTTTGTATCCTGTTGCATTTAGCCTTGCCATGTATCTCTCCATACATAAAAACAGACACAGGAAGATGACTGGTTCATGTTGTGTAAAGGAACTACTTTCAGACTTCTATCCTACATGGGAGCACATGAAGCTAGTGCTGGGATGTATTACAACAGTGGGCATCCTCACAGGTGTGTGTTATGCTATATATGGCTATCGCTTTCTTTATGAGAGTCTGTTATACCACTTGACTCGAAGGGATATTCGCCACAACTTCTCTGTGTACTTCTACTTGCAGTACCTTGAGGCTGATGCTTCAGTGGGACTAACTCAACGCATACTCATGTTTGTGCCCCAACTTGTATTACTGTTGGCTCTGTCTTGGTCGTATGGTTGCAAACGGGATCTTCCGTTCTGCCTTTTATCGCAAGCAATTGTGATGGTAACATATAATCCAGTCCTAACTTCGCAGTATTTTGTGTGGTTCCTGTCCTTGGTACCACCATGCCTTCCGTGGTTGACACTTTCTGGTCA
The sequence above is a segment of the Periplaneta americana isolate PAMFEO1 chromosome 3, P.americana_PAMFEO1_priV1, whole genome shotgun sequence genome. Coding sequences within it:
- the PIG-M gene encoding GPI mannosyltransferase 1, with protein sequence MADIIIHCIVGFCIRLALILYGEIHDKLSVVQYTDIDYKVFTDAARHMLSGSSPFERLTYRYTPLLAAILIPNLLLHPAWGKLMFSVVDICVALLIHCLVQIRGSSPHTAMWCAMVWLYNPLAVIIATRGNADSISAMLVLMTLLLLEKEYILLAAVIHGLAIHVRLYPVAFSLAMYLSIHKNRHRKMTGSCCVKELLSDFYPTWEHMKLVLGCITTVGILTGVCYAIYGYRFLYESLLYHLTRRDIRHNFSVYFYLQYLEADASVGLTQRILMFVPQLVLLLALSWSYGCKRDLPFCLLSQAIVMVTYNPVLTSQYFVWFLSLVPPCLPWLTLSGHQATAIAALWLAAQLAWLLPAYWLEFRGQDTFVYVWLQSIALFCANVAVLTRFIQAYQPLKAVKLN